Proteins encoded by one window of Pseudonocardia alni:
- a CDS encoding precorrin-3B synthase has product MPSPTTRTRADACPGVVSPHAAADGALARVRLPGGTVSAAALRAVAALARDAGDGAVHLTSRGNLQLRGLDPADPRPVERLTAAGLLPSTTHERVRNVLASPLSGIDGGLADVRGLATALDRGLCARPTLSALPGRFLFALDDGRGDVAAERPDLCWRARGSDEGELVVAGAATGLSCPPAEAPVLLLDAAAAFLDLRAAHSADPAARAWRAAELPGAATGIPARLSGRRTMPAPGPGARSAGDTGGRSARSRRAEGGNVLVGVSDGGALGVAPLLGQLSAAQLDVLAGEAPGLLVTPWRTLVLPTPAAGAADRLAGAGLVVDPGHPALRVSACAGSPGCAKSLADVRAHALDLIGRGGPRTGAGPDMLHVVGCARRCGAPHTAHRDAVAIGPGTYVIDGHTITTEELR; this is encoded by the coding sequence GTGCCGTCGCCGACCACCCGTACCCGCGCCGACGCCTGCCCCGGCGTCGTCTCGCCGCACGCGGCGGCGGACGGGGCCCTGGCGCGGGTCCGGCTTCCCGGCGGGACGGTCAGCGCGGCGGCGCTGCGTGCGGTCGCGGCGCTGGCCCGCGACGCCGGCGACGGCGCCGTCCACCTGACCTCGCGCGGGAACCTGCAGCTGCGCGGCCTCGACCCGGCCGACCCACGCCCGGTGGAGCGGCTGACGGCGGCCGGGCTGCTGCCGTCGACGACCCACGAGCGGGTCCGCAACGTGCTGGCCTCCCCGCTGTCGGGGATCGACGGCGGCCTCGCCGACGTCCGCGGCCTGGCCACCGCGCTCGACCGCGGCCTGTGCGCGCGCCCCACGCTGTCGGCGCTGCCCGGCCGGTTCCTGTTCGCCCTCGACGACGGCCGCGGCGACGTCGCCGCCGAGCGTCCCGACCTGTGCTGGCGGGCGCGGGGCTCCGACGAGGGCGAGCTGGTCGTGGCGGGCGCCGCGACCGGCCTCTCCTGTCCCCCCGCCGAGGCCCCCGTGCTGCTGCTCGACGCGGCCGCGGCGTTCCTCGACCTGCGGGCCGCCCACAGCGCCGACCCGGCCGCGCGGGCCTGGCGCGCCGCGGAGCTGCCCGGGGCCGCGACCGGGATCCCGGCCCGGCTCTCCGGCCGCAGGACGATGCCCGCGCCGGGACCCGGAGCCCGGTCCGCGGGCGACACCGGTGGTCGATCAGCACGTTCCCGCCGCGCGGAGGGCGGGAACGTGCTCGTCGGCGTGTCCGACGGCGGAGCACTGGGCGTCGCGCCCCTGCTCGGGCAGCTCTCGGCCGCGCAGCTCGACGTGCTGGCCGGTGAGGCCCCGGGGCTGCTGGTCACCCCGTGGCGCACCCTCGTGCTGCCCACCCCGGCAGCCGGTGCCGCCGACCGGCTGGCCGGGGCGGGACTCGTCGTCGACCCCGGGCACCCCGCGCTGCGGGTGAGCGCCTGCGCCGGATCGCCGGGCTGCGCGAAGTCGCTGGCCGACGTGCGTGCCCATGCTCTCGACCTGATCGGCCGGGGCGGCCCGCGGACGGGCGCGGGGCCGGACATGCTGCACGTCGTCGGCTGCGCCCGCCGCTGCGGCGCCCCGCACACCGCGCACCGCGACGCCGTGGCCATCGGGCCGGGCACCTACGTCATCGACGGACACACGATCACGACCGAGGAGCTCCGCTGA
- a CDS encoding ABC transporter substrate-binding protein, whose product MRMYVGGGSAGRGSRPLVVALGLAVVLLLAGCGAGSRTPAATATLVPCDFPPPPSPVDVNVLAYNSSAIDPFTNSMVRSCSRDGVTLHHEPIDYAGQAQKTIATLAGRFGTYDILETYGFVVPQQASTGKLHPLDDLVARYGAQFDLDRLNPAMREAMSYDGTLYGIPMQAQMFVMAYRRDVFDRLGLTPPRTFAELRQVSERIQRDGGIRYPLALPLLASSDLATAYDAALGSLGTDYVDRHTGRPNFDTPQAAEAFEQLRSLVPYMDPQVTTFAQPAVQQQMYNGSAAIAIMFSGRMKDLTEADNSRFAADFAFAPPPSVAGGDVLYNTLSVDGWAIPENTDVDRDLLFHLVAASVGPESSRAAVPGAFPAREGMVTPDSSPFARAQLESIGRASPPEPYPWTSRISNETRPVVADVLAGRTTIPDGQRQMQEIATAIVAEYRR is encoded by the coding sequence ATGCGTATGTATGTCGGAGGTGGGTCGGCGGGCCGTGGCAGCCGCCCGCTCGTGGTGGCGCTGGGGCTCGCCGTGGTGCTGCTGCTGGCCGGATGCGGCGCCGGGTCGCGGACCCCCGCCGCCACCGCCACGCTCGTCCCGTGCGACTTCCCACCGCCACCGTCGCCGGTGGACGTGAACGTCCTGGCCTACAACTCCTCGGCGATCGACCCGTTCACCAACTCGATGGTGCGCAGCTGCTCGCGCGACGGGGTCACGCTGCACCACGAGCCGATCGACTACGCGGGCCAGGCCCAGAAGACGATCGCGACACTGGCCGGCCGCTTCGGCACCTACGACATCCTCGAGACCTACGGCTTCGTCGTCCCGCAGCAGGCCTCGACCGGCAAGCTCCACCCGCTCGACGACCTGGTGGCCCGCTACGGCGCGCAGTTCGACCTGGACCGGCTCAACCCGGCGATGCGCGAGGCGATGTCCTACGACGGCACCCTCTACGGCATCCCGATGCAGGCCCAGATGTTCGTCATGGCCTACCGCCGCGACGTCTTCGACCGGCTCGGGCTGACGCCGCCGCGCACCTTCGCCGAGCTGCGGCAGGTCTCCGAGCGCATCCAGCGCGACGGCGGCATCCGCTACCCGCTGGCGCTGCCGCTGCTGGCGAGCTCGGACCTCGCCACCGCCTACGACGCCGCGCTGGGCTCGCTGGGCACCGACTACGTGGACCGGCACACCGGCCGCCCGAACTTCGACACCCCGCAGGCCGCGGAGGCGTTCGAGCAGCTGCGCTCGCTCGTGCCCTACATGGACCCGCAGGTGACGACGTTCGCCCAGCCCGCGGTGCAGCAGCAGATGTACAACGGCTCGGCCGCGATCGCGATCATGTTCAGCGGCCGGATGAAGGACCTCACCGAGGCGGACAACAGCCGGTTCGCCGCGGACTTCGCGTTCGCCCCGCCGCCGTCGGTGGCCGGCGGCGACGTGCTCTACAACACGCTGTCGGTCGACGGCTGGGCGATCCCGGAGAACACCGATGTCGACAGGGACCTGCTGTTCCACCTCGTCGCCGCCTCGGTCGGGCCGGAGTCGTCGAGGGCCGCGGTGCCCGGCGCGTTCCCGGCCCGGGAGGGCATGGTGACCCCGGACAGCAGCCCGTTCGCGCGGGCCCAGCTGGAGTCGATCGGCAGGGCCTCCCCACCGGAGCCCTACCCGTGGACGTCGCGGATCAGCAACGAGACCCGCCCGGTCGTCGCCGACGTGCTGGCCGGCCGGACGACGATCCCGGACGGCCAGCGGCAGATGCAGGAGATCGCGACCGCGATCGTCGCCGAGTACCGGCGCTGA
- a CDS encoding carbohydrate ABC transporter permease, with protein MRRREFLGLVSPSLLVMLGLLLFPLYKTVEWSLQRVNYGEPGTFLGLDNYTQALSDPRLGRAVLFTVGLTVAVVAVLLVGGYLLAVLVNGLGRSRPWVLGVLLVSYVVPNVVGATMFSWLFDSNFGGVVNYLITELTGAEILWFTEPWANRVMIGLNTVWFMLPFAMLVILAGLQGVPGEIVEAARIDGATGWRVHWHVIVPSIRGVLTFVSIISIMDVLRTFDQLVPLSPQAPQIGNESIMLYIYNIAFQDGGQQLGLGSAINVLLIVLIVLLLSPFIRDMAKEARQ; from the coding sequence ATGCGCAGGCGCGAGTTCCTGGGACTGGTCTCCCCGAGCCTGCTGGTGATGCTCGGCCTGCTGCTGTTCCCGCTCTACAAGACCGTGGAGTGGAGCCTGCAGCGGGTCAACTACGGCGAACCCGGCACCTTCCTCGGCCTGGACAACTACACCCAGGCCCTGTCCGACCCCCGGCTCGGGCGGGCGGTGCTGTTCACCGTCGGCCTGACCGTCGCCGTCGTCGCCGTCCTGCTGGTCGGGGGCTACCTGCTCGCCGTGCTGGTCAACGGGCTCGGCCGGTCCCGCCCCTGGGTGCTCGGCGTGCTCCTGGTGTCCTACGTCGTGCCCAACGTCGTCGGCGCGACGATGTTCTCCTGGCTGTTCGACTCCAACTTCGGCGGCGTCGTCAACTACCTGATCACCGAGCTCACCGGGGCCGAGATCCTCTGGTTCACCGAGCCCTGGGCGAACCGGGTGATGATCGGTCTCAACACGGTCTGGTTCATGCTGCCGTTCGCCATGCTGGTGATCCTCGCCGGGCTGCAGGGCGTCCCGGGGGAGATCGTCGAGGCCGCCCGGATCGACGGCGCCACCGGCTGGCGGGTGCACTGGCACGTGATCGTGCCGAGCATCCGGGGCGTCCTCACCTTCGTCTCGATCATCTCGATCATGGACGTGCTGCGGACGTTCGACCAACTCGTCCCGCTCTCGCCGCAGGCACCGCAGATCGGCAACGAGTCGATCATGCTCTACATCTACAACATCGCCTTCCAGGACGGCGGCCAGCAGCTGGGGCTCGGCAGCGCGATCAACGTGCTGCTCATCGTCCTGATCGTGCTGTTGCTCTCCCCGTTCATCCGGGACATGGCCAAGGAGGCCCGCCAGTGA
- a CDS encoding ABC transporter substrate-binding protein, which produces MRPHRITAAVVTVLALFLAGCGAGSRTPAATATLVPCGFPPPAQGLDVRVLAYNSSAVDPFTNTMVRSCSRDGVTLRHEPIDFAGQTQKTIATLSGRYGTYDIVETYGLVVPQFASTGKLRPLDDLVARYREEYGLDRLSPEMLAALSYDGKLYGLPTMAQPFTLVYRRDVFDRLGLAPPRTFAELREVAARVQRDGGIRYPLALPLLASADIATAYDAALGSLGTDYVDRDTGRPNFTTPAAARAFTELRSLLPFMDPQVTTFAQPAVQQQMYNGSAAIAIMYSGRMFDLVQERNSRFSREFAFAPPPSVAGGDVLYNSLSVDGWAIPANTEVDPDLLFRFLAASVGPESARAAVPAAFPSRLGSVTPASSPFAPAQLEALGKAPPPEPFPWTSRISVATRPVVADVLAGRVPVEQGQQRMQDIATAIVAEYREVG; this is translated from the coding sequence GTGCGCCCCCACCGGATCACCGCGGCCGTCGTGACGGTGCTGGCCCTGTTCCTGGCCGGCTGCGGCGCGGGCTCACGCACCCCGGCCGCGACGGCGACACTCGTGCCGTGCGGGTTCCCGCCGCCCGCACAGGGCCTCGACGTGCGGGTGCTGGCCTACAACTCCTCGGCCGTCGACCCGTTCACGAACACGATGGTCCGCAGCTGCTCGAGGGACGGCGTGACGCTGCGCCACGAGCCGATCGACTTCGCCGGGCAGACCCAGAAGACCATCGCGACGCTGTCCGGGCGCTACGGCACCTACGACATCGTCGAGACCTACGGGCTGGTCGTGCCGCAGTTCGCCTCGACCGGGAAGCTGCGCCCGCTCGACGACCTCGTCGCCCGGTACCGCGAGGAGTACGGCCTGGACCGGCTGAGCCCGGAGATGCTGGCGGCGCTGTCCTACGACGGGAAGCTCTACGGGCTGCCGACCATGGCCCAGCCGTTCACGCTCGTCTACCGCCGCGACGTGTTCGACCGGCTCGGCCTGGCCCCACCCCGGACCTTCGCCGAGCTGCGCGAGGTCGCGGCCCGGGTGCAGCGCGACGGCGGGATCCGCTACCCGCTGGCGCTGCCGCTGCTCGCGAGCGCCGACATCGCCACCGCCTACGACGCCGCCCTCGGCTCGCTCGGCACCGACTACGTCGACCGCGACACCGGCCGCCCGAACTTCACGACCCCGGCGGCGGCGCGGGCGTTCACCGAGCTGCGGTCGCTGCTGCCGTTCATGGACCCGCAGGTGACGACGTTCGCCCAGCCCGCGGTGCAGCAGCAGATGTACAACGGCTCGGCCGCGATCGCGATCATGTACAGCGGCCGGATGTTCGACCTGGTCCAGGAGCGCAACAGCCGCTTCTCCCGGGAGTTCGCGTTCGCCCCGCCGCCGTCGGTCGCCGGTGGCGACGTGCTCTACAACTCGCTGTCGGTCGACGGCTGGGCGATCCCGGCCAACACCGAGGTCGACCCGGACCTGCTGTTCCGGTTCCTGGCCGCGTCGGTGGGGCCGGAGTCGGCGCGCGCGGCGGTGCCGGCGGCGTTCCCGTCGCGGCTGGGCAGCGTGACGCCGGCCAGCAGCCCGTTCGCGCCGGCGCAGCTGGAGGCGCTGGGGAAGGCCCCGCCGCCCGAGCCCTTCCCGTGGACCTCGCGCATCTCGGTCGCGACGCGTCCGGTGGTGGCCGACGTGCTGGCCGGGCGGGTCCCCGTGGAGCAGGGGCAGCAGCGGATGCAGGACATCGCGACGGCGATCGTCGCCGAGTACCGGGAGGTGGGCTGA
- a CDS encoding alpha/beta fold hydrolase, with protein MPAVPSPPLVLLPGMNCSARLWGPAGAGAQHPVLDRPTLDDQVEALLDALPARFALAGLSLGGIVAMALTRRAPDRVAGLCLMATNARPPTPEQRAGWDAALTRLDDGAPARALQPLELLLHDRSLDATALRMADETGERRLASQLRLQGTRVDERPALPAVAVPTLVLAGALDRLCPVERHTEIAGLVPDARLHVLPGAGHLLPVEAPDTVATLVAGWTATVHARERAREMGGQ; from the coding sequence GTGCCCGCCGTCCCGTCCCCGCCGCTGGTCCTGCTGCCGGGCATGAACTGCTCGGCCCGGCTGTGGGGCCCGGCGGGGGCCGGGGCGCAGCACCCGGTCCTCGACCGGCCGACGCTCGACGACCAGGTCGAGGCGCTGCTCGACGCGCTGCCCGCCCGGTTCGCCCTCGCCGGGCTCAGCCTGGGGGGCATCGTCGCGATGGCGCTGACCCGGCGGGCCCCGGACCGGGTCGCCGGGCTGTGCCTGATGGCGACCAACGCCCGCCCGCCGACCCCCGAACAGCGCGCCGGCTGGGACGCGGCGCTCACGCGGCTCGACGACGGCGCCCCCGCCCGCGCCCTGCAGCCCCTGGAGCTGCTGCTGCACGACCGGTCGCTCGACGCCACCGCCCTGCGGATGGCCGACGAGACGGGGGAGCGGCGCCTCGCGTCCCAGCTGCGGCTGCAGGGCACCCGCGTCGACGAGCGCCCAGCCCTGCCCGCCGTCGCGGTGCCGACCCTGGTGCTGGCCGGTGCGCTCGACCGGCTGTGCCCGGTCGAGCGACACACCGAGATCGCCGGGCTGGTGCCGGACGCCCGGCTGCACGTGCTGCCGGGCGCCGGTCACCTGCTCCCGGTCGAGGCCCCGGACACCGTGGCGACACTGGTGGCCGGGTGGACGGCCACGGTGCACGCCCGGGAGCGGGCTCGGGAGATGGGCGGGCAGTGA
- a CDS encoding precorrin-8X methylmutase — translation MSGYDYITDGNEIYRRSFATIRAETDLSGLPPGVDDIAVRMIHACGQVDLVDDIAASDGVVAAARAALRAGAPILCDAMMVASGVTAARLPADNEVLCLLRDARVPDHARRIGNTRSAAALELLADRFEGAVLAIGNAPTALFHVLDLIDRGDAPRPAAVIGIPVGFIGAAESKAALAERTDLEHLVVHGRRGGSAITAAALNALAHEQEIIA, via the coding sequence CTGAGCGGGTACGACTACATCACCGACGGCAACGAGATCTACCGCCGCTCGTTCGCGACGATCCGCGCGGAGACCGACCTCTCCGGGCTCCCGCCCGGCGTCGACGACATCGCCGTCCGCATGATCCATGCCTGCGGCCAGGTCGACCTCGTCGACGACATCGCCGCCTCCGACGGCGTCGTCGCGGCCGCACGCGCCGCGCTGCGGGCCGGTGCCCCGATCCTGTGCGACGCGATGATGGTCGCCTCCGGGGTGACCGCCGCCCGGCTGCCCGCGGACAACGAGGTGCTCTGCCTGCTGCGCGACGCCCGGGTGCCCGACCACGCGCGGCGGATCGGCAACACCCGGTCCGCGGCCGCGCTGGAGCTGCTCGCCGACCGCTTCGAGGGCGCGGTGCTCGCGATCGGGAACGCCCCGACCGCGCTGTTCCACGTGCTGGACCTCATCGACCGCGGCGACGCACCCCGCCCGGCCGCGGTCATCGGCATCCCGGTGGGGTTCATCGGCGCCGCCGAGTCCAAGGCCGCCCTCGCCGAGCGGACCGACCTGGAGCACCTCGTCGTCCACGGCCGTCGTGGCGGGTCGGCGATCACCGCGGCGGCGCTGAACGCGCTGGCCCACGAGCAGGAGATCATCGCGTGA
- the hisD gene encoding histidinol dehydrogenase → MHLTEADMRRIGSPVTVAKAPAVADSADLRDPAVVATVSEMLRTISADGMDAVLRYARDLDGFTGSDLLVGPAELARAGDELPADLRSALDAGADRTRRFAGMQRARLQDFESEVLPGVVCGQRLVPVQNVGAYLPAGRFPLLAGAFMTVGVAGVAGVPNIVAATPPSRDGRPHPAVLYAAHISGADAVYAVGGVQALAAMAFGLLDGTPSDMIVGAGNAYVAEAKRQLYGQVGIDVLAGPSEVAVIADDTADAATVAADLLAQAEHGPTSPASLVTTSGRLAEEVPQEIEKQLAGLATAPIAGAAWRDHGTVYLAPDRETVARVMDTLAPEHLEVIAEDLDWWLGRLRNYGSLFLGPHSTVAYADKGMSGTNHVLPTTRGARYTGGLSVAGFLKQLTYQRATREATRAQAEPTVTVSDFEQLVGHRDSARIRLDALRD, encoded by the coding sequence ATGCACCTCACTGAAGCGGACATGCGGCGGATCGGCTCACCCGTCACCGTGGCGAAGGCGCCGGCCGTCGCCGACAGCGCAGACCTGCGCGACCCGGCCGTGGTCGCCACCGTCTCGGAGATGCTGCGCACCATCTCCGCGGACGGGATGGACGCCGTGCTGCGCTACGCCCGTGACCTCGACGGGTTCACCGGCTCCGACCTGCTCGTCGGTCCCGCCGAGCTCGCCCGGGCCGGGGACGAGCTGCCCGCGGACCTGCGTTCGGCGCTCGACGCGGGCGCCGACCGGACCCGCCGGTTCGCCGGGATGCAGCGGGCGCGGCTGCAGGACTTCGAGTCCGAGGTGCTGCCCGGGGTCGTGTGCGGACAGCGCCTGGTTCCCGTGCAGAACGTCGGTGCCTACCTCCCCGCGGGCCGGTTCCCGCTGCTGGCCGGCGCGTTCATGACCGTCGGCGTGGCCGGGGTCGCGGGCGTGCCGAACATCGTCGCGGCCACCCCGCCCTCGCGCGACGGCCGCCCGCACCCGGCCGTGCTCTACGCGGCGCACATCAGCGGTGCCGACGCGGTCTACGCCGTCGGCGGTGTGCAGGCGCTCGCGGCCATGGCGTTCGGGCTGCTCGACGGGACGCCCTCGGACATGATCGTCGGCGCCGGCAACGCCTACGTGGCCGAGGCCAAGCGCCAGCTCTACGGGCAGGTGGGCATCGACGTGCTGGCCGGGCCGTCGGAGGTCGCCGTGATCGCCGACGACACCGCCGACGCCGCGACCGTCGCCGCGGACCTGCTGGCCCAGGCCGAGCACGGGCCGACCTCGCCCGCATCCCTGGTCACGACCTCCGGGCGGCTGGCCGAGGAGGTGCCGCAGGAGATCGAGAAGCAGCTCGCGGGCCTGGCGACCGCCCCGATCGCCGGGGCGGCCTGGCGCGACCACGGCACGGTCTACCTGGCACCGGACCGGGAGACGGTCGCCCGGGTCATGGACACCCTCGCTCCGGAGCACCTCGAGGTGATCGCCGAGGACCTCGACTGGTGGCTGGGCCGGCTGCGCAACTACGGATCGCTGTTCCTCGGTCCGCACTCGACGGTGGCCTACGCCGACAAGGGCATGTCCGGCACCAACCACGTCTTGCCGACGACCCGGGGCGCGCGCTACACCGGCGGACTGTCGGTGGCCGGGTTCCTCAAGCAGCTGACCTACCAGCGGGCGACCCGCGAGGCGACCCGCGCCCAGGCCGAGCCGACCGTGACCGTGTCCGACTTCGAGCAGCTCGTCGGGCACCGCGACAGCGCCCGCATCCGGCTCGACGCACTCCGGGACTGA
- a CDS encoding C40 family peptidase, whose translation MPRVLSVLFAAVLGCAVLPAVALPAAADGPGRTFVAVSVATVWTSPDSPRPRDRAAVAAPADPAAWMGSMSSADRRELTTASRTQTQALLGAPVTVTERRDGWARVVVPGQPSGKDGRGYPGWVPAAQLVDDPAFGALAAGAPTGTVDGVATAWLYRDPARTERLREVSVGTRLPVVGEAGDAVRVALPGGDQAWLAAGELRGGAPPSPTGEGLVTTARLFLDRPYLWGGRSGFGPDCSGLTGLSYALHGITVGRDASDQSRGGRPVDDPADLRPGDLLFWNSPATHVAMYAGDGTMIEAFDAATPVRVTPVRFDATYSGARRYLP comes from the coding sequence GTGCCCCGTGTCCTGTCCGTCCTGTTCGCCGCGGTGCTCGGCTGCGCCGTCCTGCCCGCGGTCGCCCTGCCCGCGGCCGCCGACGGACCGGGGCGCACGTTCGTCGCCGTGTCGGTCGCGACCGTGTGGACCTCACCGGACAGCCCGCGCCCGCGGGACCGGGCCGCCGTCGCCGCCCCGGCCGACCCGGCCGCGTGGATGGGGTCGATGAGCAGCGCGGACCGCCGCGAGCTCACCACCGCCTCGCGGACCCAGACCCAGGCGCTGCTCGGCGCCCCGGTGACCGTGACCGAGCGCCGCGACGGGTGGGCGCGGGTCGTCGTTCCCGGCCAGCCGTCGGGCAAGGACGGCCGCGGCTACCCCGGCTGGGTCCCCGCGGCCCAGCTCGTCGACGACCCCGCGTTCGGTGCACTCGCCGCGGGGGCACCCACCGGCACCGTCGACGGCGTCGCGACGGCCTGGCTGTACCGCGACCCGGCACGCACCGAGCGGCTGCGCGAGGTCAGCGTCGGCACCCGGCTGCCGGTCGTCGGCGAGGCGGGCGACGCGGTCCGGGTCGCGCTGCCCGGCGGCGACCAGGCGTGGCTGGCGGCGGGTGAGCTGCGCGGAGGGGCCCCGCCCTCCCCGACCGGAGAGGGTCTGGTCACGACGGCGCGACTGTTCCTGGACCGCCCCTACCTGTGGGGCGGGCGTTCCGGGTTCGGCCCGGACTGCTCGGGGCTGACCGGGCTGTCCTACGCCCTGCACGGGATCACCGTCGGGCGCGACGCCTCCGACCAGTCCCGCGGCGGGCGCCCGGTCGACGACCCCGCCGACCTGCGTCCCGGTGACCTGCTGTTCTGGAACTCCCCGGCGACGCACGTCGCGATGTACGCCGGCGACGGCACGATGATCGAGGCCTTCGACGCGGCCACCCCCGTCCGGGTGACCCCGGTGCGGTTCGACGCGACCTACTCCGGTGCCCGCCGGTACCTGCCGTGA
- a CDS encoding carbohydrate ABC transporter permease: MSSVQTAPPATTPGPSDDTGPAPARRRPRGRTVLVGGLLLVICWVMLSPVLWTAMSVTKPTDVAFLDPPVFTWEPTFTAFVDLWQTTEFYRYLLNTLVVALISTVIALLIGIPAAYALSRYPGWVSVALLIAALIFRALPRFAVVLPMYELSRSLGIYDTTFAVAAALVAINQPFSIWLLRNFFAEIPKELDEAAMLDGCSRFQILWRVMVPLMGPGILTAGIFMFLFAFQEYLTANVLTDVVARTVPVFIATQLGQTLPMLQQAGAAAILLTLPVIGFAFIAQRYLVAGLGAGSVKG; this comes from the coding sequence GTGAGCAGCGTGCAGACCGCCCCACCGGCGACCACCCCCGGCCCGTCCGACGACACCGGCCCCGCCCCGGCCCGCCGCCGCCCACGCGGGCGGACCGTGCTGGTCGGCGGCCTGCTGCTGGTGATCTGCTGGGTGATGCTGAGCCCGGTGCTGTGGACGGCCATGTCGGTCACCAAGCCGACCGACGTCGCCTTCCTCGATCCGCCGGTGTTCACCTGGGAGCCCACCTTCACCGCGTTCGTCGACCTCTGGCAGACGACCGAGTTCTACCGGTACCTGCTCAACACCCTGGTCGTCGCGCTGATCAGCACGGTGATCGCGCTGCTGATCGGCATCCCCGCCGCGTACGCGCTGTCGCGCTACCCGGGCTGGGTGTCGGTCGCGCTGCTCATCGCGGCGCTGATCTTCCGCGCGCTGCCCCGGTTCGCCGTGGTGCTGCCGATGTACGAGCTGTCGCGTTCGCTGGGGATCTACGACACGACCTTCGCCGTCGCCGCGGCACTCGTGGCGATCAACCAGCCGTTCTCGATCTGGCTGCTGCGCAACTTCTTCGCCGAGATCCCCAAGGAGCTCGACGAGGCCGCGATGCTCGACGGTTGCAGCCGCTTCCAGATCCTGTGGCGGGTGATGGTGCCGCTGATGGGGCCGGGGATCCTGACCGCGGGGATCTTCATGTTCCTGTTCGCGTTCCAGGAGTACCTGACGGCGAACGTGCTCACCGACGTCGTCGCCCGCACCGTCCCGGTCTTCATCGCCACCCAGCTCGGGCAGACGCTGCCGATGCTGCAGCAGGCCGGCGCCGCCGCGATCCTGCTGACGCTGCCGGTGATCGGGTTCGCGTTCATCGCCCAGCGCTACCTCGTCGCCGGTCTGGGCGCGGGCTCGGTCAAGGGCTGA
- a CDS encoding HpcH/HpaI aldolase family protein encodes MRTRVAAGERLAGALVRMPCEEIVEMLAVAGLDFVLIDCEHGPADVSMLRAHIAFADAHGLPVLVRPGEDEHHLAQRALDQGARGIVAPHVEDAAQATALVRALRYPPHGTRGFATYPRAGRFGSVTAEEHRAAAEDVLVVAMLESPGALARAGEIVGVDGIDGWLVGVADLGASRTGTDASVAGMLESVRADPAVRDAVRADLAGSADAAAASFAGGAQLVVYNLAAVMMASFRELAAATG; translated from the coding sequence GTGAGGACGCGGGTCGCCGCCGGGGAGCGGCTCGCCGGGGCGCTGGTGCGGATGCCCTGCGAGGAGATCGTGGAGATGCTCGCCGTCGCCGGTCTGGACTTCGTACTGATCGACTGCGAGCACGGGCCGGCCGACGTGTCGATGCTGCGCGCCCACATCGCGTTCGCCGACGCGCACGGCCTGCCGGTGCTCGTCCGCCCCGGGGAGGACGAACACCACCTCGCCCAGCGGGCGCTCGACCAGGGCGCCCGCGGGATCGTCGCCCCGCACGTGGAGGACGCCGCACAGGCCACGGCACTGGTGCGGGCGCTGCGCTACCCCCCACACGGCACACGGGGGTTCGCGACCTACCCGCGGGCGGGGAGGTTCGGCAGCGTCACCGCCGAGGAGCATCGCGCGGCGGCCGAGGACGTGCTGGTCGTGGCGATGCTGGAGTCGCCCGGCGCCCTCGCGCGCGCCGGGGAGATCGTCGGCGTGGACGGGATCGACGGCTGGCTCGTCGGCGTCGCGGACCTGGGTGCATCCCGCACGGGCACCGACGCGTCCGTCGCCGGGATGCTGGAGTCGGTGCGCGCCGACCCGGCGGTCCGGGACGCCGTACGGGCCGACCTGGCGGGTTCGGCGGACGCGGCCGCGGCGTCGTTCGCGGGTGGCGCGCAGCTGGTGGTCTACAACCTGGCCGCGGTCATGATGGCGTCGTTCCGGGAGCTGGCCGCGGCGACGGGGTGA